The Sulfurospirillum sp. UCH001 genome segment CACCTAGAACTTCTTCAATGACATTGCTTACATTGTCGATTTTTAAAACACTGCCAAGAGGAAGCTGTTTGAGTGATTTTTGACTGGCTGTAATGTCAAACAAAGATTCATTTTTAACATTACACCCAACCACTTTACCTTTGCTCATTTTTGTATAGACAATGCTCTTTGCAAAAGCACGCTGTGCTATATAGACAACGAAAGCTTTAGCACGTCCTCCTCGTTTGTTTGCCACTCTTTTCGCCACAACTAAATCACCACGCATCCCACCATTTAGGTCTTTTGCTTCGATAATGATATCTTTTGCACGTGTAGGTTCGAGTGAGCTTAAATATCCTGTACCACTAAATGCAACATCTAATTTACCAACGATGTACGAAGGATCAAGTACATAAAGATCTTTTTTAGGTTGAAGAACTCTAAGTTGAATGAGGGCTTTAAAATGAGGGAGAAAAGAGGCAGGCACATTCTCTTGTGCTACCCCTTCTTTAAGGCTTAAAAGGAAATTTTTCACTGTCTAAATTGCTCAATTGTTTGTAAAAATGGCTCATGGTTTAGACCGTATTCATCTAAAAGTTTTAGTGAACGAGCAATTGAGGCATCATCAAGTTGACCAAAAATATTGATGCTATTTTTTACCACATTAAGTGCGGCAGAAAATGCTTTGATATGTTCTGCTGCTTCAAAAGGATCGTTTGAAAATTTGATAGATTCAACCAATTCACTTTCTAAATTCCATTGTTCAAAGATTTTGGCGGTAATTTCTTCATTGGAGAAGCCTACGTACTCTTTTTCAAGTGCTGAGAGTTCATGTGGTGCTTTAATGGACGCAAGTGCTGTTTGAAAAGCTTCATTTTTTTGTTGTTCGATGAGTTCATGTGCAATGATGATTTTACCAACTTCCATCATAAAAGCTGCAGGTTGTAGTACGTCAAGCATTGCTTTGTTCACTTTTGAATACCATTTGAACATAAAGGTGCTTTGAAGCGTGCTGATATCTAAAAAAGTTGTATTAGAAATACGATAAGGAGTAAGATCAATTTTAATATTTTGTTTAATAGCACTAGAAAGAGCAAAACCACGTACTGTTGCCATTCCAAATAAAGACACAGCATGCGAAATGTTTTTAATTTCTCTACTGAAGCCATAGAGTGGGGAATTGGAAGATTTTAAGATATTGGCAGTGAGCATAGGATCGCTCTCGACTACCTTGACAAGATCAGCTAAAGAGCTGTTTTTATCGACGCAAATACGTTGTATTTTGAGTACCGTATCATCAAGGGGCGGAAGCGCTTTGATTTTTTTTAAAATATTTTCGTCCATAACTGATTCCTAGTGATTTTGTTTATACCCAAATTCTATCTCGTGTTGGTTTATAGTTTGCTTTGTTGGTTCATATGTAAAGTTTTTAAGTAACTATTCTGTAAAATACCGACATTTAATATTACACGTAAGGATTGACAAATGGCAATAACCGTCTTTTATGACAAAGATTGTGATTTAAGCATTATTCGCTCTAAAAAAGTAGCGATGATTGGTTTTGGTTCTCAAGGACATGCGCATGCAGAAAATCTTCGCGATAGCGGTGTTGAAGTCGTTGTAGGTCTTAGAAAAGATGGTAGTTCATGGGCGAAAGCAGAAGCAAAAGGTTTTAAAGTGATGACTGTTGCAGAAGCAACCAAATATGCTGATGTTATCATGATTTTGTTACCAGATGAGATGCAAGCAGATGTATTTGCTGCTGAAATTAAGCCAAACTTGACAGCTGGTAAAGCAATCGCTTTCGGTCATGGTTTTAACATTCATTATGGTCAAATTGTTACTCCAAAAGGTGTAGATTGTATTATGATCGCTCCAAAAGCACCAGGTCATACCGTAAGAAGTGAATTCGTAAACGGTGGTGGTATTCCAGATCTTATCGCAATCGATCAAGACGCAACAGGCAAAGCAAAAGCGTTAGCACTAAGCTATGCTTCTGCAATTGGTGGTGGTAGAACTGGTATCATTGAAACAACATTCAAAGATGAGACAGAGACAGATCTTTTTGGTGAGCAAGCAGTTCTTTGTGGTGGTGCAACTGCGCTTATTGAAGCTGGTTTCCAAACACTTGTTGAAGCTGGATATGAGCCAGAAATGGCATACTTTGAGTGTTTACATGAGCTTAAACTTATCGTTGATCTTATGTACCAAGGTGGTATTGCTGATATGCGTTACTCTATCTCAAATACAGCTGAGTACGGTGATTATGTAAGCGGCAAACGTGTTATCAATGAAGAATCTAAAAAAGCGATGAAAGAGATTTTGGCTGAGATTCAAGATGGCCGTTTTGCAAAAGATTTTATCCTTGAGAGAAAAGCAGGATACACTCGTATGAACGCAGAGCGTGCAAAAACTGAGAGAAGTCTCCTCAATCAAACAGGTGAGAAATTAAGAGCTATGATGCCTTGGATCACATCTAAAAAAATCATCAACAAAGACAAAAACTAATCAATAATTATTGCCCGTAAAAGTGGGTAAACAATTGAATGGCAAGTTAAGTAATGCTTTCTTGCCATTCTCTTAAGTACATTTCATCACATTTGATATAACTATTTTAAAGAGGTTACATGGGCATTGTTATCACCGTAACGTCTGGTAAGGGTGGTGTTGGTAAATCAACGACTACAGCAAACCTTGCCGTAGGACTTGCAAATTTAGGCAAAAAAGTTGTTGCGATTGACTTTGACATAGGTCTTAGAAATCTTGACATGATTTTAGGACTGGAAAATCGCATTGTATATGATGTTGTTGATGTCATGGAAGGTCGTTGTAATCTTGCTCAAGCTTTGATTAACGATAAAAAGTCTAAAACACTCTATTTTTTACCTGCGAGTCAGACCAAAGATAAAGATATTTTGAACAAAGATAAGGTCAAAGCTTTGATTGAAAACCTCAAAGAGAGTTTTGACATTGTATTGCTTGATTCTCCTGCCGGAATTGAAAGTGGTTTTGAACACTCAATTTTCCTAGCAGACCGTGCGTTGATCGTTTCTACACCTGACGTAAGTTCTGTTCGTGATGCTGATCGTGTTATCGGTATTATTGACGCGAAGAGTGAAAAAGCGAAAAATGGACAAGAAGTTGAAAAACACATTATTATTAACCGTATTAAGCCAGAGATGGTGGAAGCTGGTAATATGCTAAGTGTTGAAGATGTATTGAGTATTCTTGCGTTACCACTTATTGGTATTGTTCCAGATGATGAAGATATTATTACATCAACAAACACTGGATCACCTATTGTCAATAAAGAGAAATCGCTCTCAGCGGAAGCGTATCGTAATATTGCGCGTCGTATCTTAGGCGAAGAGGTAGAATTTTTAGATATTAGAGCCAAGAAAGGACTTATCGCAACTCTGAAAGGAATTTTTAAATGAGTTTCTTTGACAATCTTTTTGGACGCAATAAACCAACAGCTGATGTAGCAAAAAATCGTTTAAAAATTATGCTTGCGCATGAGAGAGCAAGTTGTAAATTACCATATATGGACGATCTTCGTAATGATTTAATTGCGGTAATTCGTAAATATACAAAAGTAGAAGATGTTAAAATAACCTCTCAAACCAATCAAAATCTTGAGTTATTAGAAGTAGAAGTCATCCTTGGAAAGTAAACTGCATTCATGGTAAAAAAGATTAAAGAAAAACATTCCCCGAAAGAGTCCCCTTCGTTCCATGAGATAAGATCAGCGCAACTGAAAAAGTATAGCCTGATCTTAATGCTCATTCTAACTTTAAGCATGATCGCTTTTGGTGTTTATTTGTATATGACTACTTCATATCAACAATATCAAATAGTGCAAAAGAATCAAACATCCTCTAGTGATGAACTCATGCGTAAAATGAAACAGATGTTAGATGAGGAAAAAGCACGACAAGTGACTTTACCGCCTACTCCTACACCTGAAACAAATATGTCAACAGTGATTGAGAGCAATCAAAGTGCTGACAAAGCTCTTGAGCATAATGAGACACAAGCAATAACACCAGCCATTTCTCAAGCACATGAAGAAGAGAATAAAGCGCATGAACTTTCTGAGGTCAGTGACTATCAGCGTAGCATAAAGGAGAGTGGAAAACCTCATAAGCCTCACGAAGTTATTCGTAAGAAATACCCTGAGGGTACAACACCAAAACTTGCTATCATTATTGATGATGTCTCTTTCCCTTGGCAAACACGCATGATAAAAGATATACCGTATAAAGTAACGCCTTCTTTTTTCCCTCCTACAAAAGGACATCCTGAAACAGTGCGTTTGTCACATGAGTTCGAATTTGCGATGATCCACTTACCGATGGAATCAAAAAACTACTCTTCGCCAGAGCCTGATACATTGAATATTGTAGATTCAAGTGAAGTGATTGAGCGGAGAATCAAACGTATTAAAGAGTGGTTCCCTGAACTTGTCTATTATAACAATCATACAGGTGGCTCTTTTACAGCCGATTATAATGCGATGGATCGTTTGGTAAAAATCATGAAAGAGCATGGTCTTGTTTTTGTTGACAGTCGTACCGTTGGAAATTCTAAAGCGCCTGAAATTACAAAAAAATACGATATGTTCCTCTATTCAAGAGACGTATTTTTAGACAATTCGTTAGATAAAAACTTAATCCGCATACAACTTAAAGAAGCGGTTATGAAAGCGAAAAAACACGGTTATGCGATCGCTATTGGGCATCCACATAAAAATACACTCGAAGTTCTCCGTGATTCAAGGGATCTTTTAGAGGGTATTGATCTGGTTTATCTCAAAGATTTATGATGATTCAAACGATAGACTTTCACGTTCCTGAATTGGAAATGATGAAAGTCTATCCAAAAACACTCTACTATTTGGGCAAAATAGAGCTACTAAAACGTCCAAAAATCTCTATCGTTGGAACACGTCATCCCATCAATTACACTAAAATTTATACACAAGAACTTGCACGAAAGCTTTCTTTAGCAGGGGTTTGCATTGTCAGTGGTGGTGCACAGGGTGTTGATGCCTTAGCCCATCAAGCAGCCGGTGTTTCAAATACCATTATGGTAGCAGGAACAGGACTTGATGTTCGCTATCCAGCAATTCATCAAAAGTTGATTGCTGAAATTGAAAAAGAGGGATTGGTTTTGAGCCAATTTGAAGCGGGACAACCTTCTTTGAAGTGGAATTTCCCTCTTCGCAATGAACTCATTGTCGCTCTAGGCGATGCACTCATCGTTACGCAAGCAGATTTAAAAAGCGGAACGATGCATAGCATCGAATTTGCTCTTAAAATGCAAAAGCCCATCTATGTTTTACCTCACCATTTGGGTGAAAGTGAGGGAACAAATTGGCTCTTATCTCAGGGACTTGCAACGCCTATTTATGACATTGAAGCATTTGTGGTACAATTTGGTTCTGCAGATTTAATCGACGAAACAGATGATTTTTTAGTCTATTGTGACACGCATCCATTCTATCATGATGCTGTAGCAAAATTTGCAGAAAAAGTATTTGAATACGAATGTTTAGGTAAAATAAAAGTTGAAAATGGACGCATAAAGCGTACGTAAAGGACACGTATGGGACTTGAGTGGATTGTAGCATTCTTAGTGTTAGGGTTAGTCGTTGGTTTTATGGCTGGGCTGCTTGGTATTGGAGGGGGAGGCATTATGGTGCCCGTGCTTACATCCATTTTCTTAGCACAAGGTGTTCCTGTTGAACAGGTAGTTCATATGGCACTTGGTACCTCTATGGCATCTATCGTTTTTACCTCATTTGCAAGTATGCGAGCACACCATAAAAAGGGTGCGGTGATGTGGAATGTGGTGAAGGTCATGGCAGGTGGTGTTATTATCGGAACGTTTGCTGCAACATTTTTAGCAACGTATATGAAATCCGTACATCTGGCAATTTTCTTTGCTATTTTTATGGCTTATGTTTCTATTCAAATGGCCATTGATAAAAAACCAAAACCAAGTCGCGAACTCTCCACGCCTGTTTCTTTATTTAGTGTAGGTTCACTCATTGGTATTGTCTCAGCACTTGTATCTATTGGTGGAGGGTCTTTGACGGTACCTTATCTTGTATGGCAAAATATTGATCTTAAACGTGCTATCGCTACTTCTGCAGCTATTGGATTTCCACTTTCCATTGCAGGTACTGTTGGTTATATTGTCAATGGTATGATGCATGCAGAAGGAGGTGCAGAGATGATGTTAGGTTTTGTGTATCTGCCTGGTGTTTTACTGATCTCTCTTGTGAGTTATTTTACGGCACCACTGGGTGCAAAGATGGCACATACCCTTCCTGTTGGTAAACTTAAGAAGATTTTTGCTTTACTATTGATGATACTTAGTATTAAGATGTTGACATCTGTCATTTGAAATGATGTGTATAAAAGAGGATTTGTGATGCATAGAGGTTTTTTTATGGCGCTTTTATTGCCTTCTCTGCTTGTATGTGCAAGTAACCTTTTTGAGGAAAGTCACGTTGCAGCAGTTCCAAACGGTTGTATGGAACGCATTGAAATCAAAAATAGTTATACGCCTATTGATTTGTTCAAATCCAGTGCCGTCTGTATTGAAGAGCAAAAATACCCACAAGCGGTTGAACTCTATCTTGTTGCTACGGCATATGGTTATTTTGATACAGAGCGTGTGGTTGATAAAAGTACGAGAAACGTTCTAGATACACTAAAAACAGAGATCTTTGGCCCCATTAACGCGAATAAACGCAACCAGTTTGCAGAAGCGTTACGTGCAAGATTGGACGATATGAAATCAAGCTGTTCGTTTCTTGCAAAATTAGGAATCCCAACGTATTATCCCGAGTATATGGTCCAAACAGGCGTTACACGCGGTGATGGACTTATCTTAAACTACAATGCAAAAGCATTATGGGAAGATACACGCCTTAATTATCTGCGTTGTCCTTAAAGATAACGCTTTGCCAGACCTCCGAGTGAGGTCTCTTTGTATTTGGTATTCATATCTTTACCTGTCTCTACCATCGTTTGAATAATCTCATCAAAACTGACTTTATGTGCTCCATCCGTGTACGAAGTGTATTCTGCTGCATCAATAGCACGAATGGCAGCCACAGCATTACGCTCAATGCACGGCACTTGCACGTACCCTGCGATTGGGTCACATGTCATGCCTAAGTGATGCTCTAGTCCCATTTCTGCCGCATAGTCAATCTGCTGCAAATTGCCTCCAAAAAGATACGAAGCCATCCCTGCTGCCATAGAGCAGGCAACACCCACTTCTCCTTGGCAACCTACTTCTGCGCCTGAAATAGAACCATTGAATTTTACGATATTGCCTAAAAGCCCAGCAACGGCAAGAGCACGTAAACAATCAGTTTGATCTAAGTTGTAAAGTTCTTTGAGGTAACGAAGCACCGCAGGTACAACTCCACATGCCCCACAGGTAGGTGCTGTAACAACGACATTGCCCGATGCATTTTCTTCGCTGGTTGCAAGGGCATAAGCGAAGATCATGCCGTGCGCACGTTTTTCTTCCTTACGTGCTTTGGCAAAAAACATGGGTGCTTTTCTAGGGTATTGAAGGATACCTGGTAGTACGCCAGTTTGTTTCAGTCCTCGATCAATTGCTGCTTGCATGGTTGTCCAAACCTCTTCAAGGTAATTCCAGATCTCTTTACCTTCGTATTCTTCAACGTATTGCCATAACTCTTTATGTTCCTTCTGACACCATTGCATGATGTCATTCATTGTCGTAAGAGGGTAAATAGATGGCTCAGAAAGAGGGTTTTCATTTGCTTCTTTGAGTGCGCTACCACCTACACTGTAGACTTCCCATGAGCCTAGAAGCTCTTTTTTATCATCAAATGCTTCAAAAAGCATACCATTGGAGTGAAAAGGTTTTGTAATGTCAGGTCGGAAAATAATGTCAACTCCAGAAGAGGCTAGAGCTTGGCGTAGTGCTTCATCGGTTAAGTGTCCTCGTCCTGTCGCAGCAAGAGAGCCAAAAAGTGTCACTCGGTATAAAGATGCGTTAGGAAAGCGTTTTTTAAAAAGTGTTCCTGCGTTATAAGGCCCCATTGTATGGCTTGAAGAAGGACCATGTCCAATGCAGTAAA includes the following:
- a CDS encoding HDOD domain-containing protein, whose protein sequence is MDENILKKIKALPPLDDTVLKIQRICVDKNSSLADLVKVVESDPMLTANILKSSNSPLYGFSREIKNISHAVSLFGMATVRGFALSSAIKQNIKIDLTPYRISNTTFLDISTLQSTFMFKWYSKVNKAMLDVLQPAAFMMEVGKIIIAHELIEQQKNEAFQTALASIKAPHELSALEKEYVGFSNEEITAKIFEQWNLESELVESIKFSNDPFEAAEHIKAFSAALNVVKNSINIFGQLDDASIARSLKLLDEYGLNHEPFLQTIEQFRQ
- the ilvC gene encoding ketol-acid reductoisomerase, with the translated sequence MAITVFYDKDCDLSIIRSKKVAMIGFGSQGHAHAENLRDSGVEVVVGLRKDGSSWAKAEAKGFKVMTVAEATKYADVIMILLPDEMQADVFAAEIKPNLTAGKAIAFGHGFNIHYGQIVTPKGVDCIMIAPKAPGHTVRSEFVNGGGIPDLIAIDQDATGKAKALALSYASAIGGGRTGIIETTFKDETETDLFGEQAVLCGGATALIEAGFQTLVEAGYEPEMAYFECLHELKLIVDLMYQGGIADMRYSISNTAEYGDYVSGKRVINEESKKAMKEILAEIQDGRFAKDFILERKAGYTRMNAERAKTERSLLNQTGEKLRAMMPWITSKKIINKDKN
- the minD gene encoding septum site-determining protein MinD; the encoded protein is MGIVITVTSGKGGVGKSTTTANLAVGLANLGKKVVAIDFDIGLRNLDMILGLENRIVYDVVDVMEGRCNLAQALINDKKSKTLYFLPASQTKDKDILNKDKVKALIENLKESFDIVLLDSPAGIESGFEHSIFLADRALIVSTPDVSSVRDADRVIGIIDAKSEKAKNGQEVEKHIIINRIKPEMVEAGNMLSVEDVLSILALPLIGIVPDDEDIITSTNTGSPIVNKEKSLSAEAYRNIARRILGEEVEFLDIRAKKGLIATLKGIFK
- the minE gene encoding cell division topological specificity factor MinE, which codes for MSFFDNLFGRNKPTADVAKNRLKIMLAHERASCKLPYMDDLRNDLIAVIRKYTKVEDVKITSQTNQNLELLEVEVILGK
- a CDS encoding divergent polysaccharide deacetylase family protein gives rise to the protein MLDEEKARQVTLPPTPTPETNMSTVIESNQSADKALEHNETQAITPAISQAHEEENKAHELSEVSDYQRSIKESGKPHKPHEVIRKKYPEGTTPKLAIIIDDVSFPWQTRMIKDIPYKVTPSFFPPTKGHPETVRLSHEFEFAMIHLPMESKNYSSPEPDTLNIVDSSEVIERRIKRIKEWFPELVYYNNHTGGSFTADYNAMDRLVKIMKEHGLVFVDSRTVGNSKAPEITKKYDMFLYSRDVFLDNSLDKNLIRIQLKEAVMKAKKHGYAIAIGHPHKNTLEVLRDSRDLLEGIDLVYLKDL
- a CDS encoding DNA-processing protein DprA; protein product: MIQTIDFHVPELEMMKVYPKTLYYLGKIELLKRPKISIVGTRHPINYTKIYTQELARKLSLAGVCIVSGGAQGVDALAHQAAGVSNTIMVAGTGLDVRYPAIHQKLIAEIEKEGLVLSQFEAGQPSLKWNFPLRNELIVALGDALIVTQADLKSGTMHSIEFALKMQKPIYVLPHHLGESEGTNWLLSQGLATPIYDIEAFVVQFGSADLIDETDDFLVYCDTHPFYHDAVAKFAEKVFEYECLGKIKVENGRIKRT
- a CDS encoding sulfite exporter TauE/SafE family protein; translation: MGLEWIVAFLVLGLVVGFMAGLLGIGGGGIMVPVLTSIFLAQGVPVEQVVHMALGTSMASIVFTSFASMRAHHKKGAVMWNVVKVMAGGVIIGTFAATFLATYMKSVHLAIFFAIFMAYVSIQMAIDKKPKPSRELSTPVSLFSVGSLIGIVSALVSIGGGSLTVPYLVWQNIDLKRAIATSAAIGFPLSIAGTVGYIVNGMMHAEGGAEMMLGFVYLPGVLLISLVSYFTAPLGAKMAHTLPVGKLKKIFALLLMILSIKMLTSVI
- a CDS encoding L-serine ammonia-lyase, with protein sequence MQSLRSFYCIGHGPSSSHTMGPYNAGTLFKKRFPNASLYRVTLFGSLAATGRGHLTDEALRQALASSGVDIIFRPDITKPFHSNGMLFEAFDDKKELLGSWEVYSVGGSALKEANENPLSEPSIYPLTTMNDIMQWCQKEHKELWQYVEEYEGKEIWNYLEEVWTTMQAAIDRGLKQTGVLPGILQYPRKAPMFFAKARKEEKRAHGMIFAYALATSEENASGNVVVTAPTCGACGVVPAVLRYLKELYNLDQTDCLRALAVAGLLGNIVKFNGSISGAEVGCQGEVGVACSMAAGMASYLFGGNLQQIDYAAEMGLEHHLGMTCDPIAGYVQVPCIERNAVAAIRAIDAAEYTSYTDGAHKVSFDEIIQTMVETGKDMNTKYKETSLGGLAKRYL